A single region of the Lates calcarifer isolate ASB-BC8 linkage group LG16_LG22, TLL_Latcal_v3, whole genome shotgun sequence genome encodes:
- the wnt8b gene encoding protein Wnt-8b — protein sequence MFMHLEVFYYVFILLTHMRSCCCWSVNNFLMTGPKAYLIYSSSVAAGAQSGIEECKYQFAWDRWNCPERALQLSTHSSLRSANRETAFVHAISSAGVMYTLTRNCSLGDFDNCGCDDSRNGQRGGHGWLWGGCSDNVGFGEAISKQFVDALETGQDARAAMNLHNNEAGRKAVKGTMQRTCKCHGVSGSCTTQTCWLQLPEFREVGNYLKEKYHRALKVDLLRGAGNSAASRGAIAETFSSISRKELVHLEDSPDYCLENRTLGLPGTEGRECLKKGKNLSKWEKRSCKRLCGECGLAVEERKAEMVSSCNCKFHWCCAVKCEQCRKTVTKYFCVKKGGQRGRNESAGSRRKNLRLRKKH from the exons ATGTTCATGCATTTGGAGGTTTTCTATTACGTTTTCATTCTCCTAACTCACATGAGGTCGTGCTGCTGCTG GTCAGTGAATAATTTCTTGATGACTGGACCCAAG GCATACCTGATCTACTCCAGCAGTGTTGCAGCAGGAGCTCAGAGCGGCATAGAGGAGTGCAAATACCAGTTTGCATGGGACCGCTGGAACTGCCCCGAGAGAGCTCTGCAGCTGTCCACACACAGCAGCCTGCGCAGCG CAAATCGGGAGACAGCATTCGTTCACGCCATCAGCTCCGCCGGGGTCATGTACACTTTAACCAGGAACTGCAGTCTGGGAGACTTTGACAACTGTGGCTGTGACGACAGCAGGAACGGACAACGAG GTGGTCATGGTTGGCTCTGGGGTGGCTGCAGCGACAATGTCGGCTTCGGAGAGGCCATCTCCAAACAGTTTGTTGATGCCTTGGAGACCGGGCAGGATGCACGGGCAGCCATGAATCTCCATAATAACGAGGCCGGGCGCAAG GCTGTAAAAGGGACCATGCAGAGGACATGTAAGTGCCATGGGGTGTCAGGAAGCTGCACCACTCAGAcctgctggctgcagctgcCAGAGTTCAGGGAGGTGGGGAACTACTTGAAGGAGAAGTACCACAGGGCTTTGAAAGTGGATCTCCTCCGAGGAGCGGGGAACAGCGCGGCTAGCCGGGGGGCGATTGCCGAGACCTTCAGCTCCATCTCTCGCAAGGAGCTGGTCCACCTTGAAGACTCCCCCGACTACTGCCTGGAAAACCGCACCCTGGGCTTGCCGGGCACAGAGGGCCGCGAGTGCCTCAAGAAGGGCAAGAACCTGAGCAAATGGGAGAAACGCAGCTGCAAGAGGCTGTGTGGGGAGTGCGGGCTGGCCGTGGAAGAGCGCAAGGCCGAGATGGTGTCGAGCTGTAACTGTAAATTCCACTGGTGCTGCGCAGTGAAGTGCGAGCAGTGCAGGAAGACAGTGACCAAGTACTTTTGTGTAAAGAAAGGAGGTCAGAGGGGAAGGAACGAGAGTGCCGGCAGCCGCCGCAAGAACCTCAGGCTGAGGAAGAAGCACTGA
- the trmt2b gene encoding LOW QUALITY PROTEIN: tRNA (uracil-5-)-methyltransferase homolog B (The sequence of the model RefSeq protein was modified relative to this genomic sequence to represent the inferred CDS: deleted 1 base in 1 codon), whose translation MLTTITTSLKVKMIFAATGSRSALFVKRKILLRDTCRLFSTNDVILADQGKPPSKKRWRKSHKKLPWTDGLSWEERLADVVTPLWRLSYDEQLELKQNNQERILSQLSEHLSRDSQSSSPVRGKLSFPVLPILPSPVRDGYRNKSTFSVNRGVDGNSKTVGFYVGTGKEGNIVCINGDHLLNMPEKHKLVARCYQDFVRLSSLEPCLLFHTGGHWREVTVRTNKEGRTMAIVYFHPQMLTPEEVAVHKADLVDYFTRGPGSVCQLDSLLFQESSMTRCTHEDSPYQLLHGQPHIYEEVLGFKFRISADAFFQVNQAAAEVLYGKVRDLCVPETGESGGGTKVGGTLLDVCCGTGAIGITVSPTVDRIIGIELIEQAVQDAKHNAALNNILNCEFVPGKAEVVLPGLMSRLSSAGGGLTAVVNPARAGLHYRVVRALRNQPSIRRLVYVSCKPDGEAMRNFRELCCAPNLQKKLTGQAFSPTLAVPVDMFPHTPHCELVLLFER comes from the exons ATGTTAACCACAATAACTACTTCTTTGAAAGTCAAAATGATTTTCGCAGCCACAGGCAGCAGGTCAGCCCTATTTGTCAAACGCAAAATTTTGTTGAGGGATACCTGTCGGTTGTTTTCAACAAATGACGTTATTTTAGCGGATCAAGGGAAACCACCATCGAAGAAACGGTGGAGAAAAAGTCACAAGAAACTTCCCTGGACTGAT GGTTTGTCCTGGGAGGAACGGCTGGCCGATGTGGTCACCCCTCTGTGGAGACTAAGCTATGATGAGCAACTTGAGCTCAAGCAAAATAATCAGGAAAGGATACTGTCTCAGCTCTCTGAGCATCTTTCACGTGATTCACAGTCCTCATCACCTGTGAGAGGTAAACTCAGTTTCCCTGTCCTACCCATTCTGCCATCGCCAGTTAGGGATGGCTACCGCAACAAGTCTACGTTTTCTGTCAACAGAGGAGTAGATGGCAATTCAAAGACTGTTGGATTTTACGTGGGCACAGGCAAGGAGGGGAACATTGTCTGCATCAATGGAGACCACCTGCTCAACATGCCGGAGAAGCACAAACTTGTAGCCAGATGCTACCAGGACTTTGTGCGCCTCTCTTCCCTGGAGCCCTGCCTGCTGTTTCACACTGGGGGTCACTGGAGAGAGGTCACAGTGAGGACCAACAAAGAGGGCCGCACCATGGCCATAGTGTACTTTCATCCGCAGATGCTCACCCCAGAAGAGGTGGCAGTCCATAAGGCTGACCTGGTGGATTACTTCACGCGAGGTCCTGGATCGGTCTGTCAGCTGGACTCACTGTTGTTCCAGGAGAGCAGCATGACTCGCTGCACTCATGAGGACTCCCCCTACCAGCTCCTGCATGGTCAGCCGCACATATATGAGGAG GTGCTGGGCTTCAAGTTCCGCATCTCTGCCGATGCCTTTTTCCAGGTGAACCAGGCCGCCGCTGAGGTGCTCTATGGCAAAGTGAGAGACCTGTGCGTCCCAGAAACTGGGGAAAGTGGTGGGGGAACAAAAGTTGGCGGCACTCTTCTAGACGTGTGCTGCGGAACAGGTGCTATTGGCATTACTGTATCCCCCACAGTGGACAGAATTATTGGTATAGAGCTCATAGAACAGGCAGTGCAAGATGCAAAACACAATGCAGCTCTCAACAATATACTGAACTGTGAGTTTGTTCCCGGGAAGGCAGAGGTGGTGCTGCCTGGCCTTATGTCTCGGCTGAGCTCCGCAGGCGGAGGCCTCACAGCCGTGGTAAACCCTGCTCGGGCTGGCCTGCATTACAGAGTGGTCAGAGCTTTACGAAACCAACCCTCCATTCGCCGGCTGGTCTATGTTTCCTGTAAGCCAGATGGAGAGGCTATGAGGAACTTCAGGGAGCTTTGCTGTGCACCCAACCTGCAGAAAAAACTCACAGGACAAGCATTCTCTCCAACTCTGGCTGTGCCTGTGGACATGTTCCCACATACTCCTCACTGTGAACTGGTGCTACTTTTTGAGAGGTAG
- the scdb gene encoding stearoyl-CoA desaturase b — translation MTETVTRNHRAGKQQNGDAAAETSTVEDVFDDTYTEKEGPKPPRTLVWRNIILMSLLHIGALYGLIAIPSASALTLAWTVVCYLISALGVTAGAHRLWSHRSYKASLPLRVFLALANSMAFQNDIYEWARDHRVHHKYSETDADPHNATRGFFFAHIGWLLVRKHPDVIEKGRKLEMVDLKADKVVMFQRRHYKLSVIILCFLVPTLVPWYFWGESLVVAYFIPGLLRYAVVLNATWLVNSAAHIWGNRPYDKNINPRENPLVAFSAIGEGFHNYHHTFPFDYATSEFGCKLNLTTAFIDLMCFLGLAKDRKKVSKEMIIARIQRTGDGSNKSG, via the exons ATGACCGAAACGGTAACCAGGAATCATCGCGCCGGCAAGCAACAGAATGGCGATGCCGCGGCAGAGACATCGACGGTGGAGGATGTTTTTGACGACAcctacacagagaaagagggtcCCAAACCGCCGAGAACCCTGGTGTGGAGAAATATCATACTGATGTCCCTCCTACATATCGGTGCGCTCTATGGACTGATTGCCATTCCCTCCGCATCGGCTTTAACTCTTGCATGGA CTGTAGTTTGCTACCTCATCAGTGCTCTTGGTGTGACCGCCGGCGCACACAGATTATGGAGCCACAGATCCTATAAGGCTTCACTTCCCCTGCGAGTCTTCCTCGCTCTCGCCAACTCAATGGCCTTTcag AATGACATATACGAGTGGGCAAGGGACCACCGCGTCCATCACAAGTACTCTGAGACGGACGCAGACCCCCACAACGCCACGCGGGGGTTTTTCTTCGCCCACATCGGTTGGCTGCTGGTTCGCAAACACCCAGACGTCATTGAAAAGGGACGGAAATTGGAGATGGTGGACCTGAAGGCAGATAAAGTGGTTATGTTTCAGAGGAG GCACTACAAGCTCTCTGTGATCATCCTTTGCTTCCTTGTGCCCACCTTGGTGCCCTGGTACTTCTGGGGTGAATCCTTGGTTGTGGCATACTTCATCCCCGGGCTCCTGAGGTACGCTGTGGTGCTCAACGCCACCTGGCTGGTCAACAGTGCTGCGCATATATGGGGCAACAGGCCTTATGACAAGAACATCAACCCAAGGGAAAACCCACTGGTTGCTTTCAGCGCCATAG GGGAAGGCTTCCACAACTACCACCACACATTCCCCTTTGACTACGCCACAAGCGAGTTTGGCTGCAAGCTCAATCTCACTACTGCCTTTATAGACCTCATGTGCTTCCTGGGGTTGGCCAAGGACCGTAAGAAGGTATCCAAGGAAATGATCATCGCTCGCATCCAGCGAACGGGTGATGGCAGCAACAAAAGTGGCTGA